From a region of the Aulosira sp. FACHB-615 genome:
- the ntrB gene encoding nitrate ABC transporter permease, which yields MILQLNLAAIAAIAGKAVWQKSKPIITKDVVFLPILGFLGIILLWWAVALVNHELMPTPPEALIANLDYILNPFYQRGPGNLGIGWLLLASLRRVLIGFSLGAVVAIPLGFLIGMSRPAMLALNPIIQIFKPVSPLAWLPIALAIFNLADPSAIFVIFITSLWPTIINTALGVASVPKDYIDVAQVLEMPRWRRITKIIWPASLPYIFTGLRISLGIAWLVIVAVEMLTGGIGIGFFVWDEWSRLNLSSVFLAVFVIGLTGLILDFAVGKLQEFVTHRPTTAK from the coding sequence ATGATATTGCAATTAAATTTAGCAGCGATCGCAGCGATCGCCGGTAAAGCTGTATGGCAGAAAAGCAAGCCCATTATTACTAAAGATGTCGTCTTTTTACCTATTCTGGGTTTTTTAGGCATTATTTTGCTGTGGTGGGCGGTTGCTTTAGTCAACCATGAATTAATGCCCACACCACCAGAGGCGTTAATTGCTAACTTAGACTACATATTAAATCCCTTTTATCAACGCGGGCCGGGTAACTTGGGCATTGGTTGGCTGTTACTAGCCAGTCTGCGCCGCGTGTTAATTGGTTTTTCGTTAGGTGCAGTCGTCGCCATTCCCTTGGGATTTCTCATTGGGATGTCCAGACCAGCAATGTTAGCCCTCAACCCGATTATTCAGATATTTAAACCTGTATCACCTTTGGCTTGGTTGCCCATTGCTTTAGCTATCTTTAACTTGGCAGACCCCTCAGCTATTTTTGTCATTTTCATCACTTCCTTGTGGCCGACCATTATTAACACAGCCCTGGGAGTCGCCAGTGTTCCCAAAGATTATATAGATGTGGCACAGGTTTTAGAAATGCCACGCTGGCGGAGAATCACTAAAATTATTTGGCCTGCCAGTTTACCTTATATCTTCACAGGCTTGCGAATTAGCTTAGGCATTGCTTGGTTAGTTATTGTCGCCGTCGAAATGTTGACAGGCGGTATTGGTATTGGCTTTTTTGTTTGGGATGAATGGAGTCGGTTGAATCTCAGTTCTGTTTTTCTGGCTGTATTTGTGATTGGTTTGACTGGACTAATTCTCGATTTCGCCGTGGGTAAACTCCAAGAATTTGTGACTCATCGCCCAACAACTGCGAAATAA
- a CDS encoding ABC transporter substrate-binding protein has protein sequence MTDNNWTRRDFLLGIGTTTAGIALSSCGISGDRSASGLTEEALAIKPVVRPQDLEKPDITVGYVPVNDCAPFAIAWKKGFFRKYGLNVKLNREASWATSRDGLIFGRLDASPVVSGAVTNARIGAEGARHAPLCAAMTIHRHGNAMTMNKAMWDFGLRPWYEYQQQYGDGALEAFGKDFRAYFDKQPPENRVWAVVLSSAIYEYFVRYISAAAGVDPLKEFRVIIVPPPQMVTNVRIGAMQAYMVAEPWNTRAIAGNEGVGFTFAQGKEVWLGHPDRLLGVMEPFIDKYPKTYRSLVKAMIEACQYCSKPENRQEVAELLTERSFTGARPKKQGAPLTKFTAPGILGSYNYGGFDGKDRTIKAADTTIFYDIPDNLPKQPNEHSTFMWCSRSIWLMTQAARWGQIHEFPKNAEELAEKGWRTDLYREIAAEMGIECPKDDYKVEAAEVFIDKKPFDPSDPVGYLKSFEIRAKSPVRFFMS, from the coding sequence ATGACTGACAATAACTGGACTAGAAGAGATTTTTTATTAGGAATTGGCACAACAACAGCCGGAATTGCCTTGTCATCCTGTGGAATTTCGGGAGATAGGTCAGCATCAGGTCTGACAGAAGAAGCCTTAGCCATCAAACCCGTAGTCAGACCTCAAGACTTAGAAAAACCGGATATTACCGTTGGTTACGTTCCTGTTAATGATTGTGCGCCATTTGCGATCGCCTGGAAAAAAGGTTTCTTTCGCAAGTATGGTTTAAACGTCAAACTCAACCGCGAAGCCAGTTGGGCAACTTCCCGTGATGGTTTAATTTTTGGTCGTTTAGATGCTTCCCCTGTTGTATCGGGGGCTGTCACTAATGCCAGAATTGGTGCGGAAGGCGCACGTCACGCACCCTTGTGTGCAGCCATGACCATTCATCGCCACGGTAACGCCATGACGATGAACAAAGCTATGTGGGATTTTGGCTTACGTCCGTGGTACGAATATCAACAACAATATGGCGACGGCGCATTAGAAGCCTTTGGTAAAGATTTCCGCGCCTACTTTGATAAACAGCCACCAGAAAATCGAGTTTGGGCAGTAGTTCTGAGTTCCGCGATTTACGAATACTTCGTGCGTTATATATCTGCGGCGGCTGGTGTTGATCCTCTCAAAGAATTTCGCGTCATCATCGTCCCGCCTCCCCAGATGGTGACGAACGTGCGAATTGGGGCAATGCAAGCTTACATGGTAGCTGAACCTTGGAATACTAGAGCAATTGCAGGTAATGAAGGTGTTGGCTTTACCTTCGCTCAAGGCAAAGAAGTTTGGTTAGGACACCCAGATAGATTATTAGGTGTGATGGAACCCTTCATCGACAAATATCCCAAAACTTATCGTTCTCTGGTGAAGGCGATGATTGAAGCTTGCCAATATTGCAGTAAACCAGAAAATCGCCAAGAAGTCGCCGAATTACTTACCGAACGTTCCTTTACAGGTGCGAGACCGAAAAAACAGGGCGCACCACTTACCAAATTTACAGCCCCAGGTATTTTAGGAAGTTACAACTATGGTGGCTTTGATGGCAAAGACCGCACCATCAAAGCTGCTGACACTACCATCTTTTACGATATTCCCGACAACTTGCCCAAACAGCCAAATGAACACTCAACATTTATGTGGTGTTCAAGAAGTATTTGGTTAATGACCCAAGCCGCCAGATGGGGACAAATTCATGAATTTCCTAAAAATGCTGAAGAATTAGCCGAAAAAGGTTGGAGAACAGATTTATATCGAGAAATAGCCGCAGAAATGGGTATTGAATGCCCTAAAGACGATTACAAAGTTGAAGCAGCAGAAGTATTTATTGACAAAAAACCCTTCGACCCTAGTGACCCTGTAGGCTATCTCAAAAGTTTTGAAATTCGGGCTAAATCTCCAGTACGTTTTTTTATGTCTTAG
- a CDS encoding ABC transporter ATP-binding protein encodes MKYTPTSIDTEQQVMSRNNFLEIENLVKSYPTPDKGNFVVLDSVNLSIGEDEFISVIGHSGCGKSTLLKIVAGLETATSGSVRLDGKEIRKPGAERMMVFQNYSLLPWLTVRENIRLAVDEVLKNATRAEKISIVNEHLAMVNLTPAADKYPDEISGGMKQRVGIARALAIRPKMLLMDEPFGALDALTRGKLQRQVLDIWENNRQAVMMITHDVDEAIYMSDRIVLMTNGPAANIGEILEVPFDHPRDRSAMRNSKEYFELRNYALNFLDKYFTQNE; translated from the coding sequence ATGAAATATACACCCACTTCAATCGATACTGAACAGCAAGTTATGTCTCGTAATAACTTCTTAGAAATTGAAAATTTAGTCAAGTCATATCCGACACCAGATAAAGGTAATTTTGTGGTTTTGGATAGTGTCAATCTCAGCATTGGTGAAGATGAATTTATTTCGGTAATTGGTCATTCTGGTTGTGGTAAATCGACTTTGTTAAAAATTGTTGCCGGGTTAGAAACAGCAACTTCAGGGTCAGTGCGACTAGATGGCAAAGAAATCCGCAAGCCAGGTGCAGAAAGGATGATGGTCTTTCAAAACTACTCCTTATTACCTTGGTTAACTGTTAGAGAAAACATCCGTTTAGCCGTGGATGAAGTGTTAAAAAATGCAACTCGCGCTGAAAAAATTAGCATTGTTAACGAACACTTGGCAATGGTAAACTTAACCCCGGCAGCAGATAAGTATCCTGATGAAATCTCTGGAGGTATGAAACAAAGGGTAGGTATTGCCAGGGCTTTAGCAATTCGTCCGAAAATGTTGCTGATGGATGAACCTTTTGGGGCATTAGACGCATTAACTAGAGGAAAATTACAACGGCAGGTATTAGATATTTGGGAAAACAACCGCCAAGCCGTGATGATGATTACTCACGATGTTGATGAGGCTATTTATATGAGCGATCGCATCGTCTTAATGACTAATGGCCCAGCCGCTAATATTGGGGAAATCTTAGAAGTACCTTTCGATCATCCCCGCGATCGCTCTGCTATGCGTAATTCTAAAGAATATTTTGAATTGCGTAATTATGCCTTGAATTTTCTTGATAAATACTTCACCCAAAATGAGTAA
- a CDS encoding universal stress protein, whose protein sequence is MLVRLQSAIGRDDLVEQMVLIPEPKRSDLTNSPTAKAINLIVGYDGSPHSHTALDIAFWIAHQTRLATNQQVIVQAVYVVEQNQSEKSLDKVNWANYLTPCECGVSNMYQSATSVLTQPKIKGIAQPLQAQTITHLEQADKILWQARSLAEEWQGSFKSHLRFGNVATELTKVVKIEAADVLLLGCKSINHKMIQALGFNFPCAILGVPNGIDE, encoded by the coding sequence ATGCTAGTGCGCCTCCAAAGCGCCATAGGTAGAGATGATTTAGTTGAGCAAATGGTATTAATACCAGAGCCAAAAAGAAGTGATTTGACCAATTCTCCCACAGCTAAAGCCATCAATTTAATTGTTGGTTATGATGGTTCACCTCATAGTCACACAGCACTAGATATTGCTTTTTGGATTGCTCATCAAACACGTTTAGCCACAAATCAGCAAGTTATAGTCCAAGCCGTTTATGTCGTAGAACAAAATCAAAGTGAAAAGTCTTTAGATAAAGTGAATTGGGCAAATTATTTAACTCCCTGCGAATGTGGAGTTAGTAATATGTACCAATCTGCAACCTCTGTCTTAACTCAACCAAAAATTAAAGGCATCGCCCAGCCTTTACAAGCACAAACTATTACTCATCTAGAACAAGCTGATAAAATTCTTTGGCAAGCACGTAGTTTAGCCGAAGAATGGCAGGGTTCTTTTAAATCGCATTTACGCTTTGGTAACGTTGCTACAGAATTGACAAAAGTTGTGAAAATAGAAGCGGCTGATGTTTTATTGCTGGGGTGTAAATCTATTAATCATAAGATGATTCAGGCGCTAGGTTTTAATTTTCCTTGTGCGATTTTAGGCGTACCTAATGGCATTGATGAATAA
- a CDS encoding glycosyltransferase: MSGHWHFVTNTRWFHPLLLLLWFLIGLGLRLTNLTAKPPWTDEFSTLVFSLGNSFLPVPLDQAIAPDILLQPLQPQASDTIQDVWAHLSHETNHPPLYFFLAHWWMQLFPTQQGLVSLWGARSLAAIFGAASIPAIYGLGWLTFRSRLIAHIAAAIMAVSPYAIFLAQEARHYTLAILWVIASLACLIIATRHIQNRTPLPITTALTWVVINAFGIATHYFFVLTLGSEALVLLFLGWRQRNLISPPWRRIYAVAAGTAVSGIVWVPIFLQNSYGDKLTDWIQQPRQGLEWLNPFFQAFAAWVTMLFLLPIESPQLAIILISGLVMLIFFIWFLPILIRGIKVQLQQPETQVIWGIILAAIALFFVFTYFLGIDLTRGARYNFVYFPAVILLLGASLAVRWQTQQNNYKITGQQAIAIIWLMGFCSAVTVICNLGYQKYYRPDLFLQLISQTSQVPVVIATTQITHVQIGEMMGVAREWKLQNQPSPSLQFILAHQDQDPNKSTNTLNNILKSLPKPFDLWLVNFHAPIAAETEKCLAETKSLPAVNGYEYKIYHCE, encoded by the coding sequence ATGTCGGGACATTGGCATTTTGTAACTAATACTCGCTGGTTTCATCCGTTGCTGTTACTGCTGTGGTTTTTGATTGGTCTGGGTTTGCGGTTAACTAATTTAACAGCTAAACCACCTTGGACTGATGAATTTTCGACTTTAGTGTTTAGCTTGGGGAATAGTTTTTTACCAGTACCCTTAGACCAAGCGATCGCACCTGATATTTTATTACAACCATTACAACCCCAAGCAAGTGATACTATCCAAGATGTTTGGGCGCACTTGAGCCACGAAACTAATCATCCGCCACTGTATTTTTTCTTGGCTCATTGGTGGATGCAGTTATTTCCGACACAACAAGGTCTAGTTTCATTATGGGGGGCGCGATCGCTGGCGGCAATCTTTGGTGCTGCCTCAATTCCCGCTATTTATGGTTTAGGATGGCTAACTTTTCGCTCTCGCTTGATTGCACATATCGCTGCTGCCATTATGGCGGTATCACCCTACGCAATTTTTTTGGCACAAGAAGCACGTCATTACACTTTAGCAATTTTGTGGGTAATTGCATCTTTGGCTTGTTTAATTATTGCGACACGCCACATTCAAAATCGTACACCGTTACCCATCACCACAGCACTAACTTGGGTAGTAATTAACGCTTTCGGAATTGCGACACATTACTTTTTTGTTCTTACCCTTGGTAGTGAGGCTTTAGTATTACTTTTCCTCGGTTGGCGACAACGTAATTTAATCTCTCCACCTTGGCGGCGAATTTATGCGGTTGCTGCGGGTACTGCTGTTTCCGGGATAGTTTGGGTACCTATATTTTTGCAGAATAGTTATGGCGATAAATTAACCGATTGGATACAACAACCGCGCCAAGGTTTGGAGTGGTTAAACCCATTTTTTCAAGCCTTTGCTGCTTGGGTGACAATGCTTTTTTTATTGCCAATTGAATCACCGCAACTAGCAATTATTTTAATTTCTGGTTTAGTAATGTTGATTTTCTTTATTTGGTTTTTACCAATATTGATTCGGGGAATCAAAGTGCAATTACAACAACCAGAAACTCAAGTTATTTGGGGGATTATTTTAGCTGCGATCGCTTTATTTTTTGTCTTTACCTATTTCCTGGGAATTGATTTGACTAGAGGCGCACGTTATAACTTTGTTTATTTTCCAGCTGTCATTCTTTTACTCGGAGCAAGTTTAGCAGTGCGTTGGCAAACTCAGCAAAACAATTATAAAATAACAGGTCAACAAGCCATAGCGATAATTTGGCTCATGGGGTTTTGTAGCGCGGTAACGGTAATTTGTAATTTGGGATATCAAAAATACTATCGTCCTGATTTATTTTTACAACTCATCAGCCAAACATCCCAAGTTCCGGTGGTAATTGCCACTACTCAAATTACTCATGTTCAAATTGGTGAAATGATGGGTGTTGCCAGAGAATGGAAACTTCAAAACCAACCCTCACCATCGCTACAATTTATTCTTGCTCATCAAGACCAAGACCCAAATAAATCTACAAACACCCTCAATAATATTTTAAAATCTCTACCTAAACCTTTTGATTTATGGTTAGTAAATTTTCATGCACCCATAGCAGCAGAAACCGAAAAATGTCTTGCTGAAACTAAATCTCTCCCAGCAGTTAACGGCTATGAATACAAAATCTATCATTGTGAATAG
- a CDS encoding glycosyltransferase, producing the protein MRNSPSNTLLTVPSGGLHIPEFPPPHLTTDKTNLYFSLIIPTYKERDNIVRLIKILSELLEEVIPEDYELIVVDDDSPDRTWEVAQSMMAEYPNLRVMRRQQERGLSSAVIRGWQVAKGSVLGVIDGDLQHPPEVLAQLLHSIEQGADLAVASRHVDGGGVSRWSAVRRFLSRGAQVLGLIFLPGVLGRVSDPMSGYFMVRRRCIAGVQLNPVGYKILLEVIARGNVAEIAEVGYVFCERKQGESKVTWKQYVEYLHHLLRLRLTTKQVGQKSAFPIGRFLRFGLVGLSGVFVDMAILYLLSDPSTLALPLTRSKIIASEIAIFNNFLWNDAWTFADVSMQQQEWHHRAKRFLKFNLVCLAGLLINVVVLNLVFNFVIPNRYIANLIAIAVATVWNFWVNLKLSWRVTDVK; encoded by the coding sequence ATGAGAAACAGCCCAAGCAATACATTATTAACAGTGCCATCTGGTGGTTTGCATATTCCAGAATTTCCACCTCCCCATCTCACAACAGATAAAACAAACCTTTATTTTTCGCTGATCATTCCTACTTATAAAGAACGTGACAACATCGTTAGGCTCATCAAGATTCTGAGTGAACTGCTAGAGGAAGTTATTCCAGAAGATTATGAGTTAATTGTGGTAGATGATGATAGTCCTGATCGCACTTGGGAAGTTGCACAATCGATGATGGCAGAATATCCCAATTTGCGGGTGATGCGTCGCCAACAAGAACGGGGATTATCTTCAGCAGTTATTCGGGGTTGGCAAGTTGCGAAGGGAAGTGTGTTAGGAGTGATTGATGGGGATTTGCAACATCCGCCAGAAGTTTTGGCACAGTTGTTACATAGTATTGAACAAGGTGCAGACTTGGCGGTTGCTAGTCGTCATGTAGACGGTGGTGGGGTAAGCCGTTGGAGTGCGGTGAGACGTTTTTTATCTCGTGGCGCTCAAGTTTTGGGTTTGATTTTCTTACCAGGGGTATTAGGAAGAGTTTCTGACCCCATGAGTGGTTATTTTATGGTGCGTCGCCGTTGTATTGCAGGGGTACAACTGAATCCTGTCGGCTACAAAATTCTCTTAGAGGTCATTGCGAGGGGAAACGTAGCAGAAATAGCTGAGGTGGGTTATGTATTCTGTGAGCGCAAACAAGGTGAGAGCAAAGTAACTTGGAAACAGTATGTAGAATACTTACACCATCTATTGCGCTTAAGGTTGACTACAAAACAGGTAGGACAAAAATCTGCTTTTCCCATTGGTCGATTTCTCCGCTTTGGCTTGGTGGGGCTAAGTGGTGTATTTGTGGATATGGCAATTCTTTATTTATTGAGTGACCCATCAACTTTAGCTTTACCGTTGACGCGGAGTAAAATCATTGCTAGTGAAATTGCGATTTTCAACAATTTTTTATGGAATGACGCTTGGACATTTGCCGATGTATCGATGCAGCAGCAAGAATGGCATCATCGTGCAAAGAGATTTTTAAAATTTAATTTGGTATGCTTGGCGGGATTGCTCATCAACGTTGTGGTGTTAAATTTGGTGTTTAATTTTGTGATACCCAATCGTTATATTGCAAACTTGATTGCGATCGCAGTTGCGACTGTTTGGAATTTTTGGGTGAACTTGAAACTGAGTTGGCGCGTAACTGATGTGAAATGA
- the cofH gene encoding 7,8-didemethyl-8-hydroxy-5-deazariboflavin synthase subunit CofH, with translation MINTSVANILERALMGYDLSPEEGVLLLKQTDSEAIAAIRHTADQLRYNQVGDTITYVINRNINFTNICEQHCSFCAFRRDADDVGAYWLDWGQILEKSQDAVKRGATEICMQGGLNPEAQINGKSLPYYLKLVATIKQEFPQIHLHAFSPQEVQFIARIDGLDYATVIAALRDAGVGSIPGTAAEVLDDEVRKVLCPEKINTETWLEIISTAHKLGLPTTSTMLSGHIETPEQQIGHLEKLRSLQQTAINHGYPARITEFILLPFVGQEAPKSLRRRVGRDQPVLADALLLGAVARIYLGNWIPNHQPSWVKLGLAGAKAALVWGCNDIGGTLMEEHITTMAGAVGGTCMEVDTLQTAIASLGRPYQQRDTLYQKV, from the coding sequence GTGATCAACACTTCTGTTGCAAACATTCTTGAGCGTGCCTTAATGGGGTACGATTTATCTCCTGAAGAGGGAGTATTGTTGTTAAAGCAAACTGATTCGGAAGCGATCGCGGCAATTCGCCACACAGCCGATCAACTCCGCTACAATCAGGTAGGCGATACTATTACTTATGTAATTAACCGTAATATTAATTTTACTAACATTTGTGAACAGCATTGTAGTTTTTGTGCTTTCCGCCGCGATGCCGATGATGTTGGTGCTTATTGGTTAGATTGGGGGCAAATTTTAGAAAAGTCCCAAGATGCGGTTAAGCGGGGGGCAACGGAAATTTGTATGCAGGGTGGATTAAACCCCGAAGCGCAGATTAACGGTAAATCTTTGCCTTATTACCTGAAGTTAGTTGCAACGATTAAACAGGAATTTCCCCAAATTCATTTACACGCCTTTTCGCCCCAAGAGGTACAGTTTATTGCCAGAATTGATGGGCTGGATTATGCAACGGTGATTGCAGCTTTGCGGGATGCTGGCGTTGGTTCGATACCAGGAACGGCGGCTGAGGTGTTGGATGATGAAGTGCGAAAAGTGTTGTGTCCTGAAAAAATTAACACAGAGACTTGGTTAGAAATTATCTCCACAGCCCATAAATTGGGTTTACCTACCACCAGTACCATGTTATCGGGGCATATCGAAACCCCAGAACAACAAATTGGGCATTTAGAAAAATTGCGATCGCTCCAACAAACAGCCATCAATCACGGCTATCCAGCCCGCATCACAGAATTTATCTTATTACCCTTTGTGGGTCAAGAAGCACCAAAATCTTTACGCCGTCGGGTAGGGCGAGATCAACCAGTTTTAGCGGATGCTTTATTATTAGGCGCAGTCGCCCGAATTTACTTGGGTAATTGGATTCCTAACCATCAGCCTAGTTGGGTAAAGTTGGGTTTAGCTGGGGCAAAAGCAGCCTTAGTTTGGGGTTGTAACGATATTGGTGGCACATTGATGGAAGAACATATCACCACAATGGCTGGTGCTGTGGGCGGTACTTGTATGGAAGTGGACACCTTACAAACTGCGATCGCATCTTTAGGAAGACCTTATCAACAAAGAGATACTTTGTATCAAAAAGTGTGA
- the psb27 gene encoding photosystem II protein Psb27 has product MKRYWSRLLALVLVLAIGLIGCSSPDTLTGDYRQDTLAVVSTLRKALEVTDDSPDKAALQADARQKINDFSARYQRAGSISGLSSFTTMRTALNSLAGHYSSYPNRPVPQKLKNRLEQEFQQVESALKRGA; this is encoded by the coding sequence ATGAAACGCTATTGGTCGCGTCTGCTTGCTTTGGTTTTAGTTTTAGCTATTGGCTTAATCGGTTGTTCTAGCCCTGATACCTTAACTGGGGATTATCGCCAAGACACATTGGCTGTAGTCAGTACCCTGAGAAAAGCCCTAGAAGTAACTGACGATTCACCAGATAAAGCCGCACTTCAAGCAGATGCGCGGCAAAAAATTAACGATTTCTCAGCCCGCTATCAACGCGCTGGTTCAATTTCTGGTTTAAGTTCTTTTACAACCATGCGTACCGCCCTTAACTCTCTTGCGGGACACTACAGTTCTTACCCAAACCGTCCAGTTCCGCAAAAACTGAAAAATCGTCTAGAACAGGAGTTTCAGCAAGTAGAATCTGCACTCAAGCGTGGTGCTTAA
- a CDS encoding family 10 glycosylhydrolase — protein sequence MPVNLYIYLVGISHRSAKLLWQRLWVVVFSSSLLLPNLISQPAQAQVNQDCKLSNTAAQTKEKLRLSALKGDRDAQSQYQKLVRQHAQDVQKCRSRTWPKIQAVWVRLYPCDIQPGIIDQIMDRMVNRGYNQIYVETFYDGQVLLPAADNPTVWPSVIRTPGTEKIDLLALAIQKGRERGLKVYSWMYTANFGYNYAKIPDREPAIARNGKGQTSLYVVDNGSQVFIDPYNMQAKRDYFEMVQQVLRRRPDGLLFDYVRYPRQAGTDSIATKVTDLWLFTPATQEALFKRALNTKGLDLMRRFLSKGYVTAGDIDEVDKLYPQEGEPMWQGRVPPPQDKALLPATNRQPTLQVELWQLMVAHAMQGILDFVALASYPVQQLGIPAGVVFFPDGNQMVGQGYDSRLQPWDRFPSNLQWHAMAYATCSDVSCIADQVQRVISAAKPGTKIIPALAGAWGQSTSTRPSLEAQMQALRKYAPQLAGVSHFAYSWQYPENDSDRKFCRLR from the coding sequence ATGCCCGTGAATTTGTACATCTACCTTGTCGGTATATCTCACCGTTCTGCAAAATTATTATGGCAACGTTTGTGGGTTGTGGTTTTTAGTAGTAGTCTTTTGCTACCTAACTTGATCAGCCAACCAGCACAAGCACAAGTTAACCAAGATTGCAAGTTATCAAACACAGCCGCCCAAACAAAGGAAAAATTGCGTTTGTCGGCACTCAAAGGCGATCGCGATGCCCAAAGCCAGTATCAAAAGCTAGTACGCCAACACGCCCAAGATGTACAAAAATGCCGCAGTCGTACTTGGCCAAAAATTCAAGCTGTTTGGGTGCGTTTATATCCCTGCGACATTCAACCAGGGATAATTGACCAAATTATGGATCGGATGGTCAACCGTGGCTATAACCAAATTTATGTAGAAACCTTTTATGATGGGCAGGTATTATTACCAGCCGCCGATAATCCCACAGTTTGGCCTTCTGTAATACGGACTCCAGGGACGGAAAAGATTGATTTACTGGCGTTGGCGATTCAAAAAGGGCGAGAACGGGGGCTGAAGGTTTATTCCTGGATGTATACTGCAAATTTCGGCTATAACTACGCCAAAATACCAGATCGAGAACCTGCGATCGCTCGTAATGGCAAGGGGCAAACGAGTTTATATGTTGTAGATAACGGTTCCCAGGTATTTATCGACCCCTACAATATGCAAGCCAAGCGCGATTACTTCGAGATGGTACAGCAAGTACTACGCCGTCGCCCGGATGGTTTGCTGTTTGATTATGTGCGTTATCCCAGACAAGCTGGCACTGATTCCATCGCTACAAAAGTCACTGATTTATGGCTATTTACCCCAGCTACGCAAGAAGCTTTATTTAAGCGGGCGTTGAATACAAAAGGTTTGGATTTGATGCGGCGGTTCTTGAGTAAGGGATATGTCACCGCCGGCGATATCGATGAAGTGGATAAACTGTATCCCCAAGAAGGGGAACCGATGTGGCAAGGGCGCGTTCCGCCACCACAAGACAAAGCCCTGTTACCAGCAACCAACAGACAACCGACTTTGCAAGTTGAACTCTGGCAGTTAATGGTTGCCCATGCTATGCAAGGTATCTTAGATTTTGTTGCTTTAGCCAGTTACCCAGTACAGCAGCTAGGCATTCCCGCCGGAGTAGTGTTTTTCCCAGATGGCAACCAAATGGTGGGACAAGGCTATGATTCCCGCTTGCAACCTTGGGATAGATTTCCCAGTAACTTGCAATGGCACGCGATGGCTTATGCAACTTGTAGTGATGTTAGCTGTATTGCCGACCAAGTGCAACGGGTGATTAGTGCTGCTAAACCGGGGACAAAAATTATTCCCGCCTTAGCCGGTGCATGGGGACAATCAACCAGCACGCGCCCATCCCTAGAAGCCCAAATGCAAGCCCTACGCAAATATGCACCGCAACTCGCAGGTGTGAGCCATTTTGCTTATTCTTGGCAATACCCAGAAAATGATAGCGATCGCAAATTCTGCCGCCTGCGTTAA
- a CDS encoding alpha/beta hydrolase: MDTINFDGVNGHRHWFYEPYVYTGVADIDERLSGFPVAVFLPQHQPTQDTPLVIGLQGMCAPYGWNAFIVPTLTQMGIAVALFDTPFAGERSLVRTFTAVVQNEIKPLIDRGIAFDTALLLSIFRSTAQDISRIRDFCCDRYNLSQTKLALFGVSMGVLLSAYTFTAHSLGDRLLGTIGHADLPSFAKSWGYGFLPDLAASPLGNLAEIFLKKFQPDLQPVVQLLQLAKHLKYQDKYTWECNPMNYVQQVQLPRRVRFLIGANDPIVNIKDTRACAQKFPDGAYYVVPGMGHGTRQQGLTFVDHVRYFLATQLGDWQR, from the coding sequence ATGGATACCATTAATTTTGATGGTGTAAATGGGCATCGCCACTGGTTTTATGAACCTTATGTTTACACTGGCGTGGCTGACATTGATGAACGATTAAGTGGTTTTCCTGTCGCCGTTTTTTTACCACAGCACCAGCCTACACAAGACACACCCTTAGTAATTGGTTTGCAGGGGATGTGTGCGCCTTATGGTTGGAATGCTTTTATTGTGCCGACATTAACACAAATGGGTATAGCTGTGGCTTTATTCGATACACCTTTTGCGGGTGAACGTAGCTTAGTACGTACATTTACAGCTGTAGTGCAGAACGAAATTAAGCCATTAATTGACCGAGGTATTGCCTTTGATACAGCATTACTTTTATCTATATTTCGCAGTACTGCCCAGGATATTTCTAGAATACGAGATTTTTGCTGCGATCGCTATAATCTGAGTCAGACAAAATTGGCATTATTTGGAGTTAGTATGGGAGTCTTGCTATCTGCATATACCTTTACAGCACATAGCTTGGGAGATAGACTACTAGGCACTATTGGTCATGCTGATCTGCCATCATTTGCTAAAAGTTGGGGATATGGTTTTTTACCTGATTTAGCAGCTTCGCCCCTTGGTAATTTAGCAGAAATATTCTTAAAAAAATTCCAGCCTGACTTGCAACCTGTAGTGCAGCTTTTACAATTAGCTAAACATCTCAAATATCAAGATAAATATACTTGGGAATGTAACCCGATGAACTATGTTCAACAAGTGCAACTTCCCCGAAGAGTGCGTTTTTTAATTGGTGCGAATGATCCAATTGTTAATATTAAAGATACTCGTGCTTGCGCTCAAAAATTTCCCGATGGTGCTTATTATGTGGTTCCAGGAATGGGACATGGAACCAGACAACAAGGGCTAACATTTGTGGATCATGTACGCTATTTTCTCGCTACCCAGTTGGGTGACTGGCAAAGATAG